In Sulfuricurvum sp. IAE1, one DNA window encodes the following:
- a CDS encoding UDP-N-acetylmuramoyl-tripeptide--D-alanyl-D-alanine ligase, which yields MDILHLLDFVTNFFFVMALGWYLITNLQWYDYKIERVVFRHHKSWWHALYFFVPFVLYYVASEYFSAIFFLIVLPSLILWHRKLDKKLVLTWRVKRFLILLGSLTLLVNLMIALKGWGETYSVLMPLVAAYLLSGGAEKFLFLAYKKQAKQKIASMKDLTIVCVTGSYGKTSMKNFIAQVLGTKFNVYATPRSVNTLGGIIRDVNESLPSDTQVYVCEAGAREVGDIYAIAQLLHPQIVVVGKVGPQHLEYFKTLERIKRTKLEIIHSDRLKRAFVHTSVTDEPHEKVTFFGNEIQNLDATLEGTAFDMELGGETVHFHTSVLGGFQTININAAILIAQELGMSAQEIASAVNALKSVEHRLERIDAGGKIILDDGYNGNIDGMLEGIRLCSLHTGRKVIVTPGLVESTEELNSQLIGAINGVFDIAIITGQLNAAQFDKELRVPQKIMLADKSQMVKTLGEVTRAGDIILFANDAPNFI from the coding sequence ATGGATATCCTGCATCTTCTGGACTTCGTCACCAATTTTTTCTTCGTCATGGCACTGGGATGGTATCTCATTACCAATCTCCAGTGGTACGACTACAAAATCGAACGGGTGGTTTTCCGCCATCACAAGAGCTGGTGGCACGCTCTTTATTTCTTTGTGCCGTTTGTTCTGTATTACGTCGCGTCGGAGTATTTCAGTGCGATTTTCTTCCTGATCGTCCTCCCTTCGCTGATCCTCTGGCACCGCAAGCTGGATAAAAAGCTCGTCCTTACCTGGCGCGTCAAACGGTTTTTGATCCTGCTGGGGTCGTTGACCCTGCTGGTGAACCTGATGATCGCGCTCAAGGGATGGGGAGAGACCTACAGCGTTCTGATGCCGCTGGTTGCGGCATACCTCCTTTCCGGCGGGGCTGAAAAGTTCCTTTTCCTGGCGTACAAAAAACAGGCCAAGCAGAAAATCGCCTCGATGAAGGATCTCACCATCGTCTGCGTAACGGGGAGTTACGGGAAAACGTCGATGAAAAACTTCATTGCGCAGGTTTTGGGGACGAAGTTCAACGTTTACGCGACGCCGCGCAGCGTCAATACCCTCGGCGGGATCATCCGCGACGTCAACGAGTCGCTCCCTTCCGACACACAGGTGTACGTGTGCGAAGCGGGAGCACGGGAAGTGGGCGATATCTACGCGATCGCGCAGCTGCTGCATCCCCAGATCGTCGTGGTCGGAAAGGTGGGGCCGCAGCACCTGGAGTATTTCAAAACCCTCGAACGGATCAAACGGACCAAACTCGAGATTATCCATTCCGATCGGCTCAAACGGGCTTTTGTCCACACTTCGGTGACCGACGAGCCGCATGAAAAAGTGACGTTTTTCGGCAATGAAATCCAAAACCTTGACGCCACGCTCGAGGGGACCGCATTCGATATGGAACTGGGTGGCGAAACGGTCCATTTTCATACATCGGTGCTGGGGGGATTCCAGACGATCAATATCAATGCGGCGATTCTGATTGCGCAAGAACTCGGGATGAGCGCGCAGGAGATCGCTTCGGCGGTCAATGCCCTCAAAAGCGTCGAGCACCGCCTCGAACGGATCGATGCGGGCGGCAAAATCATCCTTGACGACGGGTATAACGGCAATATTGACGGGATGCTTGAGGGGATCCGGCTGTGTTCGCTCCATACCGGGCGCAAGGTGATCGTGACGCCGGGGCTGGTGGAGAGCACCGAGGAGTTGAATTCGCAGCTCATCGGCGCGATCAACGGCGTGTTCGATATTGCGATTATCACCGGCCAGCTTAATGCCGCCCAGTTTGACAAAGAGCTGAGAGTGCCGCAGAAAATCATGCTTGCCGACAAATCGCAGATGGTCAAAACGCTGGGTGAAGTGACCCGCGCGGGCGATATCATCCTCTTCGCCAACGACGCGCCGAATTTTATCTGA
- a CDS encoding alpha/beta fold hydrolase has protein sequence MALKSVQYKNHTFSISYEILNPSAHYDIIFLHGWGSHKNLMKHAFGNHLRQFRHVYIDMPGFGNSTCNMPLDTEDYANILESFISQINVSKTIIVGHSFGGKVATLLNPDMLVLVASAGIPVPKPFKVRAKIALFKLLKFSGLAGLRRFFVAPDAQGLSEPMYETFKRVVNEDFTDAFRSFSGKALLCFGRQDTATPLWTAHKIAELIPGSKVVEFDGDHYFFLEQSATVSKEIEITFLKTLEH, from the coding sequence GTGGCACTCAAGTCGGTCCAGTATAAGAATCACACGTTTTCGATCAGTTACGAGATACTCAATCCCTCCGCCCACTACGACATTATCTTTCTTCACGGGTGGGGATCGCATAAAAATCTGATGAAGCACGCTTTCGGGAACCATTTGCGGCAGTTCCGGCATGTCTACATCGACATGCCCGGATTCGGGAACAGCACCTGCAACATGCCCCTTGATACCGAAGACTACGCCAACATCCTCGAGTCGTTCATTTCACAGATCAACGTCTCCAAAACGATCATCGTCGGCCATTCGTTCGGCGGGAAAGTGGCGACGCTTCTTAACCCCGACATGCTCGTTCTCGTCGCGTCGGCGGGGATTCCCGTCCCCAAACCGTTTAAAGTACGGGCCAAAATCGCCCTGTTCAAACTGCTCAAATTCAGCGGGCTTGCGGGTCTGCGCCGTTTCTTCGTCGCACCCGACGCGCAGGGGCTCTCTGAACCGATGTACGAGACCTTCAAGCGGGTTGTCAACGAAGACTTCACCGACGCGTTCCGCTCCTTTAGCGGCAAAGCGCTCCTGTGCTTCGGCCGTCAGGACACCGCGACCCCGTTGTGGACGGCCCATAAAATTGCCGAATTGATCCCCGGATCGAAAGTCGTCGAGTTCGACGGCGATCACTATTTCTTCCTGGAACAGAGCGCGACGGTCTCCAAAGAGATCGAAATCACATTCCTTAAAACACTGGAGCACTGA
- a CDS encoding D-alanine--D-alanine ligase, producing MKLAILFGGASFEHEISIVSAITVKEKLGAFDLRFIFCDQDHTFYLIEPSKMKAVTFSRGEHRKMPKLSMTNGGFEQRSLFGSTKHDMPVLNLIHGGDGEDGTLAAMLDFYGIPFIGPRKEASMLSFDKVYTKWLAASLGVKTLPYEILRKDGARSVSTAYPFIVKPARLGSSIGVSVVREAGELDYALDVAFEFDDTVLIEPFIAGVKEYNLAGFAARGEITYSIVEEPQKADFLDFEKKYLDFSRSGTVAEADVHEKLVAHLREAFAAIYLPLFEGALIRCDFFEIEGEVYLNEINPIPGSMANYLFDDFQGAVQKLLGSLPDKRAIRVKYDYIHSISQAKGK from the coding sequence TTGAAATTAGCCATTCTTTTCGGCGGAGCCAGTTTTGAACATGAAATCAGTATCGTCAGTGCCATAACGGTCAAAGAGAAACTCGGGGCGTTCGATTTGCGGTTCATTTTTTGCGATCAGGATCATACGTTCTACCTGATCGAACCGTCCAAAATGAAAGCGGTTACGTTTTCGCGCGGCGAGCACCGCAAAATGCCCAAACTGAGTATGACCAACGGCGGATTTGAACAACGCTCGCTGTTCGGATCGACCAAGCATGACATGCCGGTGCTCAACCTGATCCACGGCGGGGACGGCGAAGACGGCACTCTCGCGGCGATGCTCGATTTCTACGGAATCCCTTTCATCGGTCCGCGTAAAGAGGCTTCGATGCTCAGTTTCGACAAGGTCTACACAAAATGGCTGGCCGCGTCGCTGGGCGTCAAAACGCTCCCCTACGAAATCCTCCGGAAGGACGGCGCGCGCAGCGTTTCGACGGCGTATCCTTTCATCGTCAAACCGGCCCGTTTGGGCAGTTCGATCGGGGTGAGCGTCGTACGCGAAGCGGGCGAGCTCGATTATGCCCTCGACGTCGCGTTCGAATTCGACGATACCGTTTTGATCGAGCCGTTCATCGCAGGGGTCAAAGAGTACAACCTCGCCGGTTTTGCTGCCCGGGGCGAGATTACCTATTCGATCGTCGAAGAACCCCAAAAGGCCGATTTCCTCGATTTTGAGAAAAAATACCTCGATTTCTCGCGCAGCGGTACGGTAGCCGAAGCGGACGTCCACGAAAAACTGGTCGCACATCTGCGTGAAGCGTTTGCGGCCATCTATCTCCCTTTGTTCGAAGGGGCGTTGATCCGCTGCGATTTCTTCGAGATCGAAGGGGAAGTTTATCTCAACGAGATCAATCCGATCCCCGGATCGATGGCCAACTACCTGTTCGACGATTTCCAGGGTGCGGTGCAGAAACTCCTCGGATCGCTTCCCGATAAACGCGCCATCCGCGTAAAATACGATTACATCCACTCGATTTCTCAGGCCAAAGGGAAATAA
- the ruvA gene encoding Holliday junction branch migration protein RuvA, whose amino-acid sequence MIVGLEGIIEHKEPSLVHLNVNSVIYEVFISLHTFSSISHDRARLHISHIIREDAQQLYGFTQKSEKILFEGMLKINGIGPKASLAICSTFTPEQFAGIISSKDINALKKVPGIGPKSAGRIMVELAGFDAVLLGNTTTANTAVSEATMALESLGFKKEQIAKALSGSLANDTATLVKEALKQLQKL is encoded by the coding sequence ATGATTGTCGGATTGGAAGGAATTATTGAACACAAAGAACCCTCGCTGGTGCATCTGAACGTCAACAGCGTGATTTACGAGGTTTTCATCTCGCTCCATACGTTCAGCTCGATCAGCCACGACCGGGCGCGATTGCACATCAGCCACATTATCCGCGAAGACGCTCAGCAGCTTTACGGTTTCACCCAAAAAAGCGAAAAAATCCTGTTCGAAGGGATGCTAAAAATCAACGGAATCGGTCCGAAAGCGTCTCTTGCCATCTGTTCGACCTTTACGCCGGAGCAGTTTGCGGGTATTATTTCATCCAAAGATATCAACGCGCTCAAAAAAGTTCCCGGCATCGGTCCCAAAAGTGCGGGACGGATTATGGTGGAGCTGGCCGGTTTCGACGCCGTATTGCTGGGAAACACAACGACGGCCAATACGGCGGTGAGCGAGGCGACGATGGCATTGGAGTCTTTGGGCTTCAAAAAAGAACAAATCGCCAAAGCATTGAGCGGATCGTTAGCGAACGATACCGCAACGCTGGTCAAAGAGGCGTTGAAACAGCTTCAAAAACTTTAA
- a CDS encoding flagellar assembly protein A yields the protein MALFSKEGGEQPSDTQLKPIIVRTSNVAKELLQTAANAQCPVQTLDFNLLETQTFSRKDAKEHEGWNEMSDDEVRDIAEELFLDPGFELKQVHEIEIFQSVEKGPLDSIDMTIGGNPTLCKVYLTIKPGSVARYYDGFRQDFLQAVRKKMLRAHLMINVFDSMMAENLKELIARIRVQGTYTFEKPERYLIAQAYEPVPTVNDALVLHYEAKRKNQDEHGRIDYAKRGYVISAVADELLIEYVKPKIGENGRNCRGEFLTPPEPTVKNEPTFTVGEHIAVVDTPNSIEYRAKTGGYVTFEGGMYDIKTEVEVTEISFKTTGSINTELDADVSISVKEKDSLKDAIGQGMEVTVNVIHIDGSVGANAKVTANKADVEGQVHQSALIRAEELNINIHKGTAYGKTVHITRLEHGTVEADEVFITQAIGGKIKAKEITIEMLGSHVKMTASRKIEVKKLVGGENQFVIDPLINESVENLSERYEKMEQAKRTIQEVKKELAGYEQIWQENAASMEDLKRKLAHYRSNGVKLPTAFVQKYQQFVHLKEKIDALREELKTKEDQYDWLAQKHIALQSEIFDARIINHDGWHNHNEIIFKLINPQMNVNYVPHDEDDENILGLYQDADGEFSIKVMPE from the coding sequence ATGGCATTGTTCAGCAAAGAGGGGGGCGAACAGCCTTCCGATACACAGCTCAAGCCGATTATCGTGCGGACGTCGAACGTCGCCAAGGAACTCCTCCAGACGGCCGCAAACGCCCAGTGTCCCGTACAGACGCTCGATTTCAACCTGCTCGAAACCCAGACGTTCAGTCGCAAGGACGCCAAGGAACACGAGGGATGGAACGAGATGAGCGACGACGAGGTGCGCGACATCGCCGAAGAACTTTTTCTCGATCCGGGCTTCGAACTCAAGCAGGTCCATGAGATCGAGATATTCCAGTCCGTTGAAAAAGGGCCGCTGGATTCCATCGATATGACGATCGGCGGGAATCCGACGCTGTGCAAAGTCTATCTTACGATCAAACCCGGCAGCGTAGCCCGATATTACGACGGGTTCCGTCAGGATTTCCTGCAGGCGGTACGGAAAAAAATGCTGCGCGCCCATCTTATGATTAACGTTTTCGATTCGATGATGGCCGAAAACCTCAAAGAGCTGATCGCCAGAATCCGGGTGCAGGGGACCTATACGTTCGAGAAGCCCGAGCGGTATCTGATCGCGCAGGCGTACGAACCGGTTCCGACGGTCAACGATGCCCTTGTCCTTCACTACGAAGCCAAACGGAAAAATCAGGATGAGCACGGGCGGATCGATTACGCCAAGCGCGGATACGTCATCAGTGCCGTGGCCGATGAACTTTTGATCGAATACGTTAAGCCCAAAATCGGCGAGAACGGGCGGAATTGCCGGGGCGAGTTCCTGACCCCTCCCGAGCCGACGGTCAAAAACGAGCCGACGTTTACGGTCGGTGAACACATCGCGGTCGTCGACACCCCAAACAGCATCGAATATCGCGCGAAAACGGGGGGATACGTCACGTTCGAGGGGGGAATGTACGACATCAAGACCGAAGTGGAAGTGACCGAAATCAGTTTTAAAACGACCGGTTCGATCAACACCGAACTCGATGCGGATGTCTCGATCAGCGTCAAAGAAAAAGATTCGCTCAAAGACGCCATCGGTCAGGGGATGGAGGTAACGGTCAACGTCATCCACATCGACGGAAGCGTCGGTGCCAACGCCAAAGTCACCGCGAACAAGGCCGACGTCGAAGGGCAGGTGCATCAAAGCGCGCTGATCCGTGCCGAAGAGCTCAACATCAACATCCACAAAGGGACCGCCTACGGCAAAACGGTACACATCACCCGTCTCGAACACGGCACGGTCGAAGCCGACGAAGTCTTCATAACGCAGGCGATCGGGGGGAAAATCAAAGCCAAAGAGATTACGATCGAAATGCTCGGTTCGCATGTGAAAATGACCGCTTCACGCAAAATCGAGGTCAAAAAACTCGTCGGCGGGGAGAATCAGTTCGTCATCGATCCCCTGATCAACGAATCGGTCGAAAACCTTTCGGAACGTTACGAGAAAATGGAACAGGCCAAACGTACCATCCAGGAGGTCAAAAAAGAGCTGGCGGGGTACGAGCAGATCTGGCAGGAAAACGCCGCATCGATGGAGGACCTCAAACGCAAACTCGCCCATTACCGCAGCAACGGGGTGAAACTTCCGACCGCATTCGTGCAGAAATACCAGCAATTCGTCCATTTGAAAGAGAAAATCGACGCGCTGCGCGAAGAGCTCAAAACCAAAGAAGACCAGTACGACTGGCTGGCGCAAAAACATATCGCGCTGCAAAGCGAGATTTTTGACGCCCGTATCATCAACCACGACGGGTGGCACAACCACAACGAGATTATTTTCAAACTCATCAATCCGCAGATGAACGTCAATTACGTTCCCCATGACGAAGATGACGAAAATATCCTGGGACTCTACCAGGACGCGGACGGAGAATTCAGTATTAAGGTGATGCCCGAATGA
- the murJ gene encoding murein biosynthesis integral membrane protein MurJ: MFKSIFSNSFGILISRVTGLGRDIMMTSALGASVWSDVFLMAFKFPNLFRRIFAEGSFTQSFMPSYIASNQKSVFAVAIFIRFMAFIVALSFLVTIFPGFFTKLLAWDWGKELIAQTAPLTAINFWYLDLIFIVTFLGTLLQHKEHFFTTAFSTVWLNIAMIVALILFTNSDPATIVYALSFSILIGGLLQVATHLYAIRKQGLMKILIGGWKYRRTKDVKAEEKKFSSLFFPSVLGNSTAQIASFIDTSLASFLAAGSVSYLFYANRIFQLPFAIIALAITTALFPKIAKAIKNDNHTLAYENLHKSFWLLSALLGLSVLGGMLLAEPIIWLLFERGAFDIEDTRNTADVLMMYMVGLIPFGLAKLFSMYLYAMHKHLMAAKIAVISLVVNVIFSVILMQSMGAAGLALAGSIGGAVQMILTVREVGWKLFFDLLKSRYSLYFVAGTAAFGAAFYALNDFLIHLIR, encoded by the coding sequence ATGTTCAAATCGATTTTTTCCAATTCGTTCGGCATCCTCATTTCCCGTGTGACCGGGCTCGGACGCGACATCATGATGACTTCGGCGCTGGGTGCCAGCGTCTGGAGCGACGTCTTTTTGATGGCGTTCAAATTCCCCAATCTCTTCCGCCGTATTTTCGCCGAAGGCTCTTTTACCCAGAGTTTCATGCCCTCTTACATCGCATCAAATCAAAAAAGCGTCTTTGCGGTGGCGATCTTCATCCGGTTCATGGCGTTTATCGTCGCACTGTCATTCCTCGTCACCATTTTTCCCGGATTTTTCACCAAACTCCTCGCATGGGACTGGGGAAAAGAGCTGATCGCCCAGACGGCACCGCTCACCGCGATCAATTTCTGGTACCTCGACCTCATCTTCATCGTGACCTTCCTGGGGACGCTGCTGCAGCACAAAGAGCACTTTTTTACGACCGCGTTCTCGACGGTATGGCTCAACATCGCGATGATCGTCGCCCTGATCCTCTTCACCAACTCCGATCCCGCCACCATCGTCTACGCCCTGAGCTTCTCGATCCTCATCGGAGGGCTGCTGCAGGTGGCGACCCATCTCTACGCCATCCGTAAACAGGGGCTGATGAAAATTCTGATCGGGGGGTGGAAATACCGCCGTACCAAAGACGTCAAAGCCGAAGAAAAAAAGTTCAGCTCCCTCTTTTTCCCCTCGGTACTGGGAAACTCCACCGCCCAGATCGCATCGTTCATCGATACAAGCCTCGCGTCGTTCCTCGCCGCCGGGTCGGTATCGTATCTTTTTTACGCCAACCGTATCTTCCAGCTGCCGTTTGCGATCATCGCGCTGGCGATCACGACCGCCCTTTTCCCAAAAATCGCCAAAGCGATCAAAAACGACAACCATACCCTCGCCTATGAGAATCTCCACAAATCGTTCTGGCTCCTCAGCGCACTGCTCGGGCTCTCGGTACTGGGTGGAATGCTGCTGGCCGAACCGATCATCTGGCTGCTGTTCGAACGGGGGGCCTTCGACATCGAGGACACACGCAACACCGCGGATGTCTTGATGATGTACATGGTGGGGCTTATCCCCTTTGGGCTGGCCAAACTTTTTTCGATGTACCTCTACGCGATGCACAAACATCTGATGGCCGCCAAGATTGCCGTTATCTCGCTCGTGGTCAACGTCATTTTCTCGGTTATACTGATGCAGTCGATGGGAGCGGCGGGACTCGCTCTGGCCGGAAGCATCGGCGGTGCGGTGCAGATGATCCTCACCGTCCGCGAAGTCGGATGGAAACTCTTTTTCGACCTCCTCAAAAGCCGTTACAGCCTCTATTTTGTTGCGGGAACGGCGGCATTCGGAGCGGCATTCTACGCCTTAAACGACTTTTTGATACACTTGATCCGATAA
- the cysS gene encoding cysteine--tRNA ligase yields the protein MTIYDSVQKTKLRFEPQVEGKVSLYVCGPTVYDDAHLGHAKSALVFDLLRRVLEAEGYEVTFARNITDIDDKIINKAIESGLSTAEIAERYTQAYHRDMASIGVRPPTLEPKATESIGAMSAMIQKLLDTGHAYRIANGDIYFDTQSDGGYLSLSNRQSSENVSRVEKVSEKRHEADFALWKAVNDDGVAFDSPFGPGRPGWHLECSAMIESYLAREGTPYAIDIHGGGADLLFPHHENEAAQTRCATNRELARYWMHNGFVTIGGEKMSKSLGNSFFLKDALRAYNGEVIRFYLLSTHYRGDFNFNEEDLIAAKKRLDRLYRLKKRLFGMSGAASNAAFKSALLEALGDDLNVSKAYALIDELIAAANEKLDTDPKDKAYRQNLLGSLAVIEEVMGFGAQNPYEYFQFGLDEATKAKIDALIERRGEAKKIKDFTASDAIRDELVAMGVMIMDTPSGTFWEMQG from the coding sequence ATGACTATCTACGACAGCGTTCAGAAAACAAAACTTCGATTTGAACCCCAAGTAGAGGGAAAAGTTTCCCTCTACGTCTGCGGCCCCACCGTTTATGACGACGCCCACCTTGGGCATGCGAAAAGCGCCCTCGTCTTTGACCTGCTGCGCCGCGTCCTGGAGGCCGAAGGGTACGAGGTGACATTCGCCCGCAACATCACCGACATCGACGATAAAATCATCAACAAAGCGATCGAATCGGGGCTCTCCACCGCCGAAATCGCCGAGCGCTACACCCAAGCGTACCATCGTGATATGGCTTCTATCGGCGTGCGTCCCCCTACCCTCGAACCCAAAGCGACCGAATCGATCGGCGCAATGAGCGCGATGATCCAAAAACTGCTCGACACCGGCCACGCCTACCGGATCGCCAACGGCGACATCTACTTCGACACTCAAAGCGACGGGGGCTATCTTTCCCTCTCCAACCGCCAAAGCAGCGAGAACGTCAGTCGCGTCGAAAAAGTAAGCGAAAAGCGCCACGAAGCCGATTTTGCCCTCTGGAAAGCGGTAAACGACGACGGCGTCGCGTTCGATTCCCCTTTCGGCCCCGGACGCCCCGGATGGCACCTGGAGTGTTCGGCGATGATCGAATCCTACCTTGCCCGCGAAGGGACCCCTTACGCGATCGACATCCACGGCGGCGGCGCGGATCTCCTCTTTCCCCACCATGAGAACGAAGCGGCGCAAACCCGCTGCGCCACCAACCGCGAGCTCGCCCGCTACTGGATGCACAACGGCTTTGTGACGATCGGCGGGGAAAAAATGTCCAAAAGCCTCGGAAACAGCTTTTTCCTCAAAGATGCGCTACGCGCCTATAACGGGGAAGTGATCCGTTTTTATCTCCTCAGCACCCACTACCGCGGCGATTTCAACTTCAACGAAGAGGACCTTATCGCGGCGAAAAAACGGCTCGACCGTCTCTACCGTCTCAAAAAGCGGCTCTTCGGGATGAGCGGCGCGGCATCGAACGCCGCGTTCAAATCCGCCCTGCTCGAAGCGCTGGGAGACGATCTCAACGTTTCTAAGGCCTACGCCCTCATCGACGAGCTGATCGCCGCGGCAAACGAAAAGCTCGACACCGATCCAAAAGACAAAGCCTACCGGCAGAACCTCTTGGGATCGCTTGCGGTGATCGAAGAGGTGATGGGGTTCGGGGCTCAGAATCCGTACGAGTATTTCCAGTTCGGCCTTGACGAAGCGACGAAAGCGAAAATAGACGCACTGATCGAGCGGCGCGGCGAAGCCAAAAAAATCAAGGATTTTACCGCTTCCGACGCGATCCGCGACGAGCTGGTCGCGATGGGGGTGATGATCATGGATACCCCCTCGGGGACCTTCTGGGAGATGCAGGGGTGA
- a CDS encoding ABC transporter ATP-binding protein, protein MKFNEIYKRYWPYIKGYKFQYAMVLIGILLTVTATAGTAHIMQPLMDNMFIKKEPHMLYVIPALLVGIYVIKSIGRYLQSVYNTHIGLHIVSRLREDLLDKMVRMDMQFLYTNRSGELISRITNDISRIQYFVSTMMPELIRESLTVVALVVYVVYLNATLAFWALFVMPLIIVPLLKITKRLKRLSHRSQEKNADVITRLTEVFNNSEIIKANATEEYEMGRFRDENDRFFKLNMKAVYTGELVSPLMEMIAATGLACVIFVGGQQVYSGAMSVGEFTAFLTAVGLVFQPLRRVSAIYSRIQDAQAASERVFAVFDLDNAIKDGDTELREPIRDIRFQDVTLRFGEKTALSGLNLDVRSGENIALVGQSGGGKSSLVNLLLRFYDPDEGNVYLNGRNLRDYTQHSLRSQIASVSQRVYIFQDTLAANVAYGSEIDEIRVREALRTADALEFAESLPEGIHTMMMEFGSNLSGGQRQRIAIARAVYKHASLLILDEATSALDNESEKRIQKALANYTKDKITITIAHRLSTVEDADAILYFEEGRIIARGTHAELLESSENYRRLAGKMEE, encoded by the coding sequence GTGAAATTCAACGAAATCTATAAACGGTACTGGCCCTACATCAAAGGGTACAAATTCCAGTACGCGATGGTCCTCATCGGTATTTTGCTCACGGTCACCGCGACCGCGGGGACGGCCCACATCATGCAGCCGTTGATGGACAACATGTTCATCAAAAAAGAACCCCACATGCTCTACGTCATTCCTGCCCTGCTGGTCGGAATCTACGTCATCAAATCGATCGGCCGCTATCTGCAGTCGGTCTACAATACCCATATCGGCCTTCACATCGTCTCGCGGCTGCGCGAAGACCTGCTGGACAAAATGGTGCGGATGGACATGCAGTTTCTCTACACGAACCGCAGCGGGGAGCTGATCTCGCGCATCACCAACGACATCTCCCGCATCCAGTATTTCGTCTCGACGATGATGCCCGAACTGATCCGCGAAAGCCTCACCGTCGTCGCGCTGGTGGTCTACGTCGTCTATCTCAACGCGACGCTGGCGTTTTGGGCGCTGTTCGTCATGCCCCTCATCATCGTCCCGCTACTGAAAATCACCAAACGGCTCAAACGCCTCTCCCACCGTTCCCAGGAGAAAAACGCCGACGTCATCACCCGGCTGACCGAAGTGTTCAACAACAGCGAAATCATCAAGGCCAACGCGACCGAAGAGTACGAAATGGGGCGTTTCCGCGATGAGAACGACCGCTTTTTCAAACTGAACATGAAAGCCGTCTACACCGGAGAACTCGTCTCTCCCTTGATGGAGATGATCGCCGCGACCGGTCTGGCGTGCGTCATCTTCGTCGGGGGGCAGCAGGTCTATTCGGGGGCGATGAGCGTCGGAGAGTTTACCGCGTTCCTCACGGCGGTGGGGCTGGTATTTCAGCCGCTTCGCCGGGTCAGCGCAATCTATAGCCGTATCCAGGATGCCCAGGCCGCGAGCGAGCGGGTTTTTGCGGTTTTCGATCTTGACAATGCAATCAAGGACGGGGATACGGAACTTCGCGAACCGATCCGCGACATCCGCTTCCAGGACGTGACGCTCCGCTTCGGTGAGAAAACGGCCCTCAGCGGCTTGAACCTCGACGTCCGCTCCGGAGAAAACATCGCACTTGTGGGTCAGAGCGGAGGGGGAAAAAGTTCGCTTGTCAACCTCCTGCTGCGTTTTTACGATCCGGACGAGGGGAACGTTTACCTCAACGGCCGTAACCTGCGCGACTACACCCAGCATTCCCTGCGTTCGCAGATAGCGTCGGTATCGCAGCGGGTCTATATTTTCCAGGACACCCTCGCCGCAAACGTCGCCTACGGCAGTGAAATAGACGAAATACGTGTCCGGGAGGCGCTGCGAACGGCGGACGCCCTCGAATTTGCCGAATCACTTCCCGAGGGGATCCATACGATGATGATGGAGTTCGGTTCCAACCTCTCGGGCGGACAGCGTCAGCGGATCGCGATCGCACGGGCCGTTTACAAGCATGCCTCGCTGCTGATCCTCGACGAGGCGACGAGTGCGCTGGATAACGAAAGCGAAAAACGGATCCAAAAAGCGCTTGCGAACTATACGAAAGACAAGATCACGATTACGATCGCCCACCGGCTCAGTACCGTCGAAGACGCCGACGCGATCCTCTATTTCGAAGAGGGACGGATCATAGCACGCGGTACCCATGCAGAGCTTCTGGAAAGCTCCGAAAACTACCGCCGGCTTGCGGGAAAAATGGAAGAATAA